In one Xiphophorus couchianus chromosome 17, X_couchianus-1.0, whole genome shotgun sequence genomic region, the following are encoded:
- the klhl42 gene encoding kelch-like protein 42, which yields MSADQVIAIVVDDRTYEVNKKKLIEKSDYFRALYNSGMRESTEDSVQLQGLSVPGLELVLEFINTSKVQVVNETLEDLIETASFLQVTSILKLLSSEIRQENCVELYSLSEVYGIHDLRTACLKYMSCHYHPMLRRPEFSSLPPAVRDQLREMRMKGTATLVVIGDFTCLSLDVPDQDEPWSMLRYGEVEQRWKPLANNLPPDMINVRGYGSAVLDNYLFIAGGYRMTSQEISAVHCYNPCRNEWNQVAPLNQKRSNFKLLAVQGKLYAVGGQCLGTVECYGPEQDWWTCVSSMPDSLAEFSACECQGMIYVMGGYTARDRNTNVLRYCPTSDSWSVFQTCPVHIRKQQMLSVEDTIYLVGGYTHQLEAGRRQRRPSQTEDVLSVQLYNVSTGEWIQLKENTSKSGLNLTCTLHNDGVYIMSRDIGLPTCLDHRVFLKYNIFSDAWEAFRRFPALGQNMLLCSLYFPNTL from the exons ATGTCAGCGGACCAGGTTATAGCCATCGTGGTGGACGACAGGACCTACGAGGTGAATAAAAAGAAGCTGATCGAGAAAAGCGACTACTTCCGAGCGCTCTACAACTCCGGGATGAGGGAGTCCACAGAGGACTCGGTCCAGCTGCAAGGGCTCAGCGTCCCGGGCCTGGAGCTGGTCCTGGAGTTCATCAACACCTCCAAAGTTCAGGTGGTCAACGAGACCCTGGAGGATCTGATCGAGACTGCCTCCTTCCTGCAGGTTACCTCCATCCTGAAGCTGCTGAGCTCAGAGATCCGGCAGGAAAACTGTGTGGAGCTGTACAGCCTGTCTGAAGTGTACGGAATCCACGATCTGAGGACCGCCTGCCTCAAGTACATGAGCTGCCACTACCACCCCATGCTGCGGCGGCCGGAGTTCAGCAGCCTGCCCCCGGCTGTGAGGGACCAGCTCCGGGAGATGCGCATGAAGGGCACCGCCACGCTGGTGGTCATCGGAGACTTCACCTGTCTGTCCTTGGATGTGCCGGATCAGGACGAGCCCTGGTCCATGCTCAGGTACGGGGAGGTGGAGCAGCGCTGGAAGCCGCTGGCCAACAACCTGCCGCCAGACATGATCAACGTCAGAGGCTACGGCTCCGCAGTCCTGGATAACTACCTGTTCATAGCGGGCGGCTACCGGATGACGAGCCAGGAGATTTCTGCAGTGCATTGCTACAACCCCTGCAGGAACGAGTGGAACCAGGTGGCTCCTCTCAACCAAAAgag GTCCAACTTCAAGCTGCTGGCTGTCCAGGGGAAGCTGTACGCTGTGGGAGGTCAGTGTCTGGGTACAGTGGAGTGTTACGGCCCAGAGCAGGACTGGTGGACCTGTGTGTCCTCCATGCCCGATTCTCTGGCTGAGTTCTCAGCCTGCGAGTGTCAGGGAATGATCTACGTCATGGGTGGATACACCGCAAGAG ACAGAAACACCAATGTGCTTCGCTACTGCCCCACCTCCGACTCCTGGTCGGTGTTCCAGACGTGTCCGGTTCACATCCGGAAGCAGCAGATGCTCTCGGTGGAGGACACCATCTACCTGGTGGGCGGCTACACCCACCAACTGGAGGCGGGGCGGCGGCAGCGGAGGCCCAGCCAGACGGAGGACGTCCTGTCGGTTCAGTTGTACAACGTGTCGACGGGGGAGTGGATCCAGCTGAAGGAGAACACGTCCAAGTCAGGTTTGAACCTGACCTGCACGCTGCACAACGATGGCGTCTACATCATGAGCCGCGACATCGGGCTGCCCACCTGCCTGGACCACCGCGTCTTCCTCAAATACAACATATTCTCTGACGCCTGGGAGGCCTTCAGGCGGTTCCCGGCTCTGGGTCAGAACATGCTGCTGTGTTCGCTTTACTTCCCCAACACGCTATGA